The following are encoded together in the Pectobacterium punjabense genome:
- a CDS encoding YhbP family protein produces MQKESREAGSDLEAISRYLKKLHVLTLCVGENSELWCASCFYTYDDEQIAFYLMTELQTRHGEIMARLPQVAGTVSGQPKSVMLIKGVQFRAQAVQLEGDDAEQARARYNARFPIARASKAPIWRLDLTEVKMTDNTLGFGKKRYWQRDEQTSQKEHDKHEKMRE; encoded by the coding sequence ATGCAGAAAGAATCGAGAGAAGCAGGCAGCGATCTTGAGGCAATCTCACGCTATCTGAAGAAGTTGCACGTACTGACATTGTGCGTGGGTGAAAATTCGGAATTATGGTGTGCGAGTTGCTTCTATACTTATGACGATGAACAAATAGCCTTCTATCTAATGACGGAGTTACAGACGCGCCACGGTGAAATCATGGCAAGGTTGCCGCAGGTTGCTGGTACGGTGAGCGGCCAGCCAAAGAGCGTCATGTTGATTAAAGGCGTACAGTTTCGGGCGCAGGCGGTGCAGTTGGAGGGGGATGACGCGGAGCAGGCCAGAGCGCGGTACAACGCACGTTTTCCTATTGCACGAGCATCAAAAGCGCCGATCTGGCGGCTCGATCTGACAGAAGTAAAAATGACGGACAATACGCTGGGTTTTGGTAAGAAACGCTACTGGCAGCGCGACGAGCAAACGAGCCAGAAAGAACACGATAAGCATGAAAAGATGAGAGAGTAA
- the pyrI gene encoding aspartate carbamoyltransferase regulatory subunit produces the protein MTHDNKLQVEAIKRGTVIDHIPAQVGFKLLTLFKLTATDQRITIGLNLPSNHLGRKDLIKIENVFLTEQQANQLAIYAPQATVNQIDEYDVVRKLVPTLPDHITGVLTCPNSNCISRSEPVSSSFSVKQRDGDVHLKCKYCEKEFERQAVLQDR, from the coding sequence ATGACACACGATAACAAATTACAGGTTGAAGCGATCAAACGTGGCACGGTGATCGACCACATTCCCGCACAGGTCGGTTTTAAACTGCTGACGCTGTTTAAACTGACGGCGACAGACCAGCGCATCACCATCGGCCTGAATTTGCCGTCCAACCACCTTGGGCGCAAAGATCTGATCAAGATCGAAAACGTGTTTCTAACGGAACAGCAGGCGAATCAGTTGGCGATTTACGCACCGCAGGCGACCGTCAATCAGATTGATGAGTATGACGTGGTGCGCAAGCTGGTGCCGACGCTGCCAGACCACATTACCGGCGTGCTCACTTGCCCAAACAGCAACTGCATCAGCCGTAGCGAACCGGTGTCATCGTCATTCAGCGTTAAGCAACGCGACGGCGACGTTCACCTGAAGTGCAAGTACTGTGAGAAAGAGTTTGAGCGTCAGGCTGTGCTGCAAGATCGCTAG
- the pyrB gene encoding aspartate carbamoyltransferase: MVNPLYQKHIISINDLSREDLELALNVAASLKAKPQPELLKHKVIASCFFEASTRTRLSFETAMHRLGASVVGFADSNNTSLGKKGETLADTISVISQYVDAIVMRHPQEGASRLATEFSGGIPVLNAGDGANQHPTQTLLDLFTIQETQGRLNNINIAMVGDLKYGRTVHSLTQALAKFEGNRFYFIAPDALAMPDYILSMLKEKNIAYSLHNSIDDVVGELDILYMTRVQKERLDPSEYINIKSQFVLRAADLHRARPNLKVLHPLPRVDEITIDVDATPYAYYFQQAGNGIYARQALLALVLNRELVL; this comes from the coding sequence ATGGTCAATCCGCTCTATCAAAAACATATTATTTCGATTAACGACCTCAGCCGGGAAGATTTAGAGCTGGCGCTGAATGTCGCCGCCAGCCTGAAAGCTAAACCTCAGCCTGAGCTGTTAAAACATAAAGTGATTGCCAGTTGCTTCTTCGAGGCCTCCACCCGGACGCGTCTATCCTTTGAAACCGCGATGCATCGCCTGGGCGCCTCCGTCGTCGGTTTCGCCGACAGCAATAACACATCGCTGGGGAAAAAGGGTGAAACGCTGGCCGACACGATCTCCGTCATCAGCCAATATGTTGATGCCATCGTGATGCGTCATCCGCAGGAAGGCGCGTCCCGCCTTGCCACCGAGTTTTCTGGCGGTATTCCGGTACTGAACGCTGGTGACGGCGCGAACCAGCATCCCACGCAGACGCTGCTCGATCTGTTCACCATTCAGGAAACGCAAGGCCGGCTGAATAACATCAACATCGCGATGGTCGGCGATTTGAAATATGGTCGCACCGTGCATTCACTCACGCAGGCGCTGGCTAAGTTCGAAGGCAACCGCTTCTACTTCATCGCCCCAGACGCATTGGCAATGCCGGACTACATTCTGAGCATGCTGAAAGAGAAGAATATTGCCTACAGCCTGCACAACAGCATCGACGACGTCGTCGGCGAACTGGATATTCTCTACATGACACGCGTCCAGAAAGAGCGTTTGGACCCATCCGAATACATCAACATCAAATCCCAGTTTGTCCTGCGCGCCGCCGACCTGCACCGCGCCCGCCCGAATTTGAAAGTGCTGCACCCGCTGCCACGCGTCGATGAAATCACCATTGATGTGGATGCCACGCCTTACGCCTATTATTTCCAACAGGCGGGAAACGGCATTTACGCCCGTCAGGCGCTGCTGGCACTGGTCTTGAATCGCGAACTGGTTCTGTAA
- the argF gene encoding ornithine carbamoyltransferase: protein MQPFYKRHFLRLMDFTPAEIAHLLTLSTTLKADKKNGTEARRLQGKNIALIFEKDSTRTRCSFEVAAYDQGAQVTYLGPSGSQIGHKESIKDTARVLGRMYDGIQYRGYGQQIVETLAQYAGVPVWNGLTNEFHPTQLLADLLTMQEHLPSKALSEMTLVYVGDARNNMGNTMLEAAALTGLDLRLVAPKACWPDAGLVAECQAAAEQTGGSITLTEDIAAGVAGADFIYTDVWVSMGEPKETWKERIALLKPYQVNTAMIAATGNPQVKFLHCLPAFHDDQTTMGQQMAEQYGLHGGMEVTDEVFESAHSIVFDQAENRMHTIKAVMVATLVQD, encoded by the coding sequence ATGCAACCATTCTATAAACGTCACTTTTTAAGGTTAATGGATTTTACACCCGCAGAAATTGCCCATCTTTTAACCCTGTCAACGACACTAAAGGCTGATAAAAAAAACGGGACCGAAGCCCGCCGCCTGCAAGGTAAAAACATCGCACTCATCTTCGAAAAAGATTCGACTCGTACTCGCTGCTCTTTCGAAGTTGCTGCATACGATCAGGGCGCGCAAGTGACCTATCTCGGCCCGAGCGGTAGCCAAATCGGTCATAAAGAATCCATCAAGGATACCGCACGTGTACTGGGAAGAATGTACGACGGCATTCAATATCGCGGCTACGGTCAGCAAATTGTGGAAACGCTGGCGCAATACGCGGGCGTTCCAGTGTGGAACGGACTGACAAACGAATTCCACCCCACACAGTTGCTGGCCGATCTGCTGACAATGCAGGAACATTTGCCAAGTAAAGCGCTGTCAGAGATGACGCTCGTTTACGTGGGCGATGCGCGCAACAACATGGGCAACACCATGCTGGAAGCGGCAGCGCTGACCGGATTAGATTTACGCCTTGTTGCGCCAAAAGCCTGCTGGCCGGATGCCGGTCTGGTGGCTGAGTGTCAGGCAGCGGCAGAGCAAACGGGTGGCAGCATCACGCTGACGGAAGATATCGCCGCAGGCGTTGCGGGCGCAGATTTCATTTATACCGACGTTTGGGTTTCCATGGGCGAGCCAAAAGAGACCTGGAAGGAGCGTATCGCACTGCTGAAACCGTATCAGGTGAACACGGCGATGATCGCCGCAACGGGCAATCCACAGGTGAAATTTCTGCACTGCCTGCCTGCATTCCATGATGACCAGACGACCATGGGTCAACAAATGGCGGAACAGTACGGCCTGCACGGCGGAATGGAAGTCACGGACGAGGTCTTTGAATCCGCACACAGTATCGTGTTCGATCAGGCGGAAAACCGCATGCACACCATTAAAGCCGTGATGGTCGCCACGCTGGTACAAGATTAA
- a CDS encoding MFS transporter: MKNSPIHTTSSVTEYDLYSTILPAQRVLPRALVLLFACASALSVANVYYAQPLLDALSVDFHISIAAVGGVMTATQLGCALALILLVPLGDILNRRYLMLAQLGALIVALIAVGLATTSLYLLIGMLAVGMLGTAMTQGLIAYAATAAAPQERGRVVGAAQGGVVIGLLLASVLSGFIADIAGWRSVYFFSALLMLLLAVLLWRALPHQPPAQQRPHYPALLLSMLALLRKERVLQIRGVIALLMFAALSIFWSALVLPLSRAPYFFSHTVIGAFGLVGILGALAAVKAGSLADKGRGQWVSGIALLLLLASWLPLWLAPYSLFALVVGIIILDLGGQAIHVTNQSMIFKTHPDAHSRLVGCYMLFYSIGSGLGAMATTVAYDSAGWSGVCLLGAAVSLTALLFWKVTRRLSDPSPTAFTPL, translated from the coding sequence ATGAAAAATAGCCCTATTCATACCACGTCATCTGTCACTGAATATGATCTTTACAGCACTATACTGCCCGCACAGAGGGTACTGCCGCGCGCGTTAGTATTGCTGTTTGCCTGTGCCAGCGCCCTCAGTGTCGCCAATGTGTATTACGCACAGCCGCTGCTGGATGCATTATCGGTAGATTTTCACATCAGCATCGCCGCCGTTGGCGGGGTAATGACGGCAACACAGCTTGGCTGTGCGCTGGCGTTAATTCTTCTGGTCCCGCTGGGTGATATCCTCAACCGACGCTATTTGATGTTGGCTCAGTTGGGTGCGCTCATCGTGGCGCTGATTGCCGTAGGACTCGCTACCACATCCCTGTATTTATTGATCGGCATGCTGGCCGTAGGCATGCTCGGCACAGCAATGACTCAGGGTCTGATTGCTTATGCCGCAACGGCTGCTGCACCTCAGGAGCGTGGGCGCGTTGTGGGAGCCGCACAGGGCGGCGTGGTGATTGGGCTTTTGTTAGCTAGCGTGCTGTCTGGCTTCATCGCCGATATAGCGGGCTGGCGTAGCGTGTACTTTTTCTCCGCACTGCTGATGCTCCTGCTTGCCGTATTGCTGTGGCGTGCATTACCACATCAGCCACCTGCCCAACAGCGCCCACACTACCCCGCGCTGCTGCTTTCTATGCTGGCTTTGCTGCGTAAAGAGCGGGTATTACAAATACGCGGCGTGATCGCTTTACTGATGTTTGCTGCCCTGAGCATCTTCTGGAGCGCGCTGGTTCTGCCGCTGAGTCGCGCACCCTATTTCTTTTCTCATACCGTTATCGGCGCGTTTGGTCTGGTGGGTATTCTCGGTGCACTGGCGGCGGTGAAAGCAGGTTCACTGGCCGATAAAGGGCGAGGACAGTGGGTCAGCGGCATCGCTCTGTTATTGCTGCTGGCCTCGTGGCTACCGCTGTGGTTAGCGCCCTACTCTCTCTTCGCCTTGGTCGTCGGCATCATCATTCTGGATCTGGGCGGACAGGCCATTCACGTTACCAACCAAAGCATGATTTTCAAGACGCATCCTGATGCACACAGCCGTCTGGTTGGCTGCTATATGCTGTTTTATAGCATCGGCAGCGGGCTTGGCGCGATGGCAACAACAGTAGCGTATGACTCTGCTGGCTGGTCAGGTGTGTGCCTGCTTGGCGCCGCCGTCAGCCTGACGGCGCTGCTTTTCTGGAAAGTGACACGACGTCTTTCAGATCCGTCACCGACAGCATTTACACCGTTGTGA
- a CDS encoding GNAT family N-acetyltransferase, with product MTTATSTNLQLRPITEQDDAAIAQVIRQVSAEFGLTADKGYTVSDPNLDTLFTLYSQPKSAYWVVEYDGRVVGGGGVAPLVAGEEDVCELQKMYFLPVVRGKGLARQLAIQALDFAREQGFRRCYLETTGHLTSAIRLYESLGFELIPHSMGNTGHTDCEVTMLKVL from the coding sequence ATGACAACCGCGACCTCCACCAATCTTCAGCTACGTCCAATCACCGAACAGGACGATGCAGCCATCGCACAAGTCATCCGCCAGGTTTCTGCTGAATTTGGTTTGACGGCCGACAAAGGTTACACCGTTTCCGACCCTAATCTGGATACGCTGTTTACTCTATATAGTCAGCCGAAAAGCGCCTACTGGGTGGTTGAATATGACGGCCGGGTCGTGGGCGGCGGCGGCGTTGCCCCGCTGGTCGCAGGGGAGGAGGATGTGTGTGAATTACAGAAGATGTATTTCCTACCCGTCGTGCGGGGTAAAGGTTTGGCACGTCAGCTAGCAATACAGGCACTTGATTTTGCACGTGAGCAGGGTTTTCGCCGCTGCTATCTGGAAACAACCGGCCACCTGACCAGCGCGATCCGGCTGTATGAATCACTGGGCTTCGAGCTAATTCCCCATTCAATGGGTAACACGGGTCATACCGATTGTGAAGTGACGATGCTGAAGGTACTGTAA
- the nrdG gene encoding anaerobic ribonucleoside-triphosphate reductase-activating protein has product MNYHQYYPVDVVNGPGTRCTLFVAGCVHECVGCYNKSTWRLNSGQPFTQEQEDRIIADLQDTTIPRQGISLSGGDPLHPQNVPDILRLVERIRAECPGKDIWVWTGYVLADITPEQQRVVDLINVLVDGKFVQDLKDPALIWRGSSNQVVHRLR; this is encoded by the coding sequence ATGAATTACCACCAATATTATCCCGTCGATGTGGTCAACGGCCCCGGCACCCGCTGTACGCTATTTGTCGCTGGTTGCGTGCATGAATGTGTTGGGTGCTACAACAAAAGCACCTGGCGATTGAACTCCGGTCAGCCGTTTACGCAGGAACAGGAAGATCGGATCATCGCCGATCTTCAGGATACGACGATCCCACGGCAGGGAATTTCGCTGTCTGGCGGCGATCCGCTTCACCCACAGAATGTGCCTGATATTCTGCGGCTGGTAGAACGTATCCGTGCGGAATGCCCCGGCAAAGATATCTGGGTTTGGACAGGCTACGTGTTGGCGGACATCACGCCGGAACAACAGCGGGTGGTCGATCTCATCAACGTGTTAGTCGATGGAAAATTTGTGCAAGATCTGAAAGATCCCGCACTGATTTGGCGCGGTAGCAGCAATCAGGTTGTTCACCGCCTGCGTTGA
- a CDS encoding YhcH/YjgK/YiaL family protein, whose protein sequence is MITGNVHHLGLVPYLPAKLREAIEYVKQNITADTPLGKHDIEGNNVFVLISNDSTDLLEKRRAEYHAKYLDIQIVLSGVEGMTFSNLPAGKPDTDWLADKDIAFLPAGEQEKQFVMQEGDFVVFFPGEVHKPLCAVGEPAHVRKAVVKIDASLV, encoded by the coding sequence ATGATTACTGGCAATGTCCACCACCTTGGTCTGGTTCCTTATCTGCCTGCCAAACTGCGTGAAGCGATTGAGTACGTGAAGCAAAATATCACGGCGGATACCCCGCTGGGCAAGCACGATATCGAGGGTAACAACGTATTCGTGCTGATCTCCAACGACAGTACTGACCTGCTGGAGAAACGCCGCGCCGAGTATCATGCTAAATATCTGGACATTCAGATTGTGTTGTCCGGTGTGGAAGGGATGACGTTCAGCAACCTACCTGCGGGCAAACCGGATACCGATTGGCTGGCGGATAAAGACATTGCTTTCTTACCTGCTGGCGAGCAGGAAAAACAGTTTGTGATGCAGGAAGGGGATTTTGTCGTCTTCTTCCCAGGTGAAGTGCACAAACCGCTGTGTGCCGTGGGTGAGCCCGCGCACGTGCGCAAAGCCGTGGTGAAAATCGACGCATCGCTGGTGTAG
- the ridA gene encoding 2-iminobutanoate/2-iminopropanoate deaminase — protein sequence MSRIISTEHAPAAIGPYVQGVDLGSMIFTSGQIPVNPKSGLVADNITAQTRQSLENVQAIVEAAGLKVSDIVKMTVFVKDLHDFALVNTAYEAFFNEHSAPFPARSCVEVARLPKDVKIEIEAIAVRR from the coding sequence ATGTCACGCATTATCAGCACTGAGCACGCCCCAGCCGCCATCGGCCCTTATGTTCAAGGCGTCGACCTTGGCAGTATGATCTTCACGTCTGGTCAGATCCCCGTGAATCCAAAAAGCGGTCTGGTGGCTGACAACATCACCGCCCAGACGCGCCAGTCACTGGAAAACGTTCAGGCGATTGTGGAAGCCGCTGGCCTGAAAGTGTCCGATATCGTGAAAATGACCGTGTTCGTGAAAGACCTGCACGATTTCGCTCTCGTGAACACCGCATATGAAGCCTTCTTCAACGAACATAGCGCACCATTCCCGGCTCGCTCTTGCGTTGAAGTCGCCCGCCTGCCGAAAGACGTGAAGATCGAAATCGAAGCGATCGCCGTTCGCCGCTAA
- a CDS encoding helix-turn-helix transcriptional regulator translates to MKQITLPDRLIAMFEGDPLVGWAIKDTNSRFIYVNNTFKTWQTISTRYDYEGLNIRDIPVPVAEFSDIFNQQEREIERTGKAVRAITTHIQGTEKIMQPAYNIQEPIYDEHRNCIGTVISVRHVRIITPTSLLNGTIIQHSTFEPPSTIFTEKEWEVIYLLVCGMMLKDISSILSITVDAVNSRLRSCYRKTGLNSLSGLKEYCRDNRFDNYIPLFFLKKGHIIIRG, encoded by the coding sequence ATGAAACAAATTACATTACCTGACAGATTAATCGCCATGTTCGAAGGCGACCCTCTTGTCGGCTGGGCAATAAAAGACACAAACTCCCGTTTTATTTATGTCAATAACACCTTTAAAACCTGGCAAACCATATCAACTCGTTATGATTATGAAGGCTTGAATATTAGGGATATCCCTGTTCCTGTCGCCGAATTTTCAGACATTTTTAACCAGCAGGAACGAGAGATAGAGCGTACGGGTAAGGCGGTGAGAGCCATTACAACGCATATTCAAGGCACGGAAAAAATAATGCAGCCTGCCTACAATATTCAGGAGCCAATCTATGATGAACATCGCAACTGTATAGGCACAGTTATCAGCGTCAGACATGTTAGGATCATCACACCGACCTCGTTGCTAAATGGAACCATAATTCAACACTCCACCTTCGAGCCCCCTTCTACAATATTTACCGAGAAGGAGTGGGAGGTTATTTACCTGCTTGTCTGTGGGATGATGCTTAAAGATATAAGCAGTATCCTCTCAATCACCGTCGATGCCGTTAACAGCAGACTCCGAAGCTGCTACAGAAAAACAGGCTTGAATTCACTATCAGGCTTAAAGGAATACTGTAGAGATAACCGATTTGATAACTACATCCCGCTGTTCTTTCTGAAAAAAGGACATATCATTATCAGAGGCTAA
- the rraB gene encoding ribonuclease E inhibitor RraB: MANRELLEEQREETRLIIEELLDDGSDPDALYTIEHHFSAEKFEVLEKVAVEAFKLGYEVTDAEELEVEDGVLLMCCDAISEVALNAELIDAQVEQLLALAERHGVNYDGWGTYFEDPDGEGEEDGDDEDFYDEDDDGKRH; this comes from the coding sequence ATGGCAAATCGCGAATTACTGGAAGAACAACGGGAAGAGACACGCCTGATCATTGAAGAACTGCTGGATGATGGCAGCGATCCTGACGCGCTCTATACCATTGAACACCATTTCTCCGCTGAGAAGTTTGAAGTGTTGGAAAAAGTTGCTGTAGAAGCCTTCAAACTGGGCTACGAAGTGACGGATGCGGAAGAACTGGAAGTGGAAGATGGCGTGTTGCTGATGTGCTGTGATGCCATCAGTGAAGTTGCGCTGAATGCGGAACTGATCGACGCACAGGTAGAACAGCTGCTGGCGTTGGCAGAACGCCACGGTGTGAATTACGACGGTTGGGGCACCTACTTCGAAGATCCAGATGGTGAAGGCGAAGAAGACGGGGATGACGAAGATTTTTATGATGAAGATGATGACGGCAAGCGCCACTAA
- a CDS encoding winged helix-turn-helix transcriptional regulator codes for MVKRKSLKEDACPVARALDVVGDRWTLMIIRDAFDNRRRFSDFQRSLGVAKNILTDRLRTLVDEGILSVQPVSESSAYQEYVLTPKGEQLFPLVVALRQWGEQQLFSEGEPHSLLLDKHTSQPLQAMLPHSAQGQRLAGQDTFVQKID; via the coding sequence ATGGTGAAGCGCAAAAGTCTGAAAGAGGATGCGTGTCCCGTTGCGCGCGCGCTGGATGTGGTCGGCGATCGTTGGACATTAATGATTATCCGCGATGCCTTCGACAATCGCCGCCGTTTCAGCGATTTTCAGCGCAGTTTGGGCGTAGCCAAAAATATTCTTACCGACCGTCTGCGTACTTTGGTTGATGAAGGCATTTTGTCCGTTCAGCCCGTTTCCGAGAGTTCGGCCTATCAGGAATATGTTCTGACACCAAAAGGTGAGCAGCTATTCCCGCTCGTTGTGGCACTACGCCAGTGGGGCGAACAGCAGCTGTTCTCTGAAGGGGAACCGCACTCACTGCTATTGGATAAGCACACCAGCCAGCCTCTGCAAGCCATGCTGCCACATTCTGCGCAGGGGCAACGGTTGGCTGGGCAAGATACGTTCGTTCAGAAAATAGATTGA
- the nrdD gene encoding anaerobic ribonucleoside-triphosphate reductase, which yields MKPVVIKRDGCQVPFDEIRIKEAVERAAHAAGVNDADYCATVACAVAQQMQDKSRVDIRDIQDAVENLLMSGNYKQLARTYIEYRHDRDIARERHGRLNQEIRGLVEQSNMALLNENANKDSKVIPTQRDLLAGIVAKHYAKQYILPRDVVLAHERGEIHYHDLDYSPFFPMFNCMLIDLNGMLTNGFKMGNAEIEPPKSISTATAVTAQIIAQVASHIYGGTTINRIDEILAPFVTASHAKHKAVAEEWKIPDAENYALTRTEKECYDAFQSLEYEVNTLHTANGQTPFVTFGFGLGTCWESRLIQESILRNRIAGLGKNHKTAVFPKLVFAIRDGLNHKAGDANYDIKQLALECASKRMYPDILNYDQVVNVTGSFKTPMGCRSFLGVYEENGQQIHDGRNNLGVISLNLPRIALEAEGNEDRFWTLLDQRLTLAKKALMTRIARLESVKARVAPILYMEGACGVRLKADDSIADIFKNGRASISLGYIGLHETINALFGSQTHVFDDEALRAKAVAVITRLKAATEQWKDETGYGFSLYSTPSENLCDRFCRLDTAEFGVVQGVTDKGYYTNSFHLDVEKKVNPYQKIDFELPYPPLANGGFICYGEYPNLQHNLKALEDVWDYSYTRVPYYGTNTPIDECYECGFTGEFECTSKGFTCPKCGNHDSARVSVTRRVCGYLGSPDARPFNAGKQEEVKRRIKHLGNGQLG from the coding sequence GTGAAACCAGTTGTGATTAAACGGGACGGTTGCCAGGTGCCTTTTGATGAAATTCGTATCAAAGAGGCGGTCGAGCGCGCGGCACATGCGGCCGGTGTCAATGATGCAGACTATTGTGCAACTGTGGCCTGTGCGGTCGCTCAACAAATGCAGGATAAATCGCGCGTAGATATCCGCGATATTCAGGATGCGGTCGAAAATCTGCTGATGTCCGGCAACTATAAGCAGCTGGCGCGTACCTATATCGAATACCGCCATGACCGAGATATTGCGCGTGAACGCCACGGTCGCCTCAATCAGGAAATTCGCGGTCTGGTCGAGCAGAGCAACATGGCGCTGCTGAACGAGAACGCCAACAAAGACAGTAAAGTGATCCCCACCCAGCGCGATCTGCTGGCAGGCATCGTCGCCAAGCATTACGCCAAACAGTACATCCTACCGCGTGATGTGGTACTGGCGCATGAGCGTGGTGAGATTCACTATCACGACCTCGACTACTCGCCGTTCTTCCCGATGTTTAACTGCATGCTGATCGATCTGAACGGCATGCTGACCAACGGCTTCAAAATGGGCAATGCGGAGATTGAGCCACCGAAGTCGATCTCAACCGCTACCGCTGTCACCGCACAGATTATCGCGCAGGTCGCCAGCCACATTTATGGCGGCACCACGATTAATCGTATTGATGAAATTCTGGCACCGTTCGTCACCGCCAGCCATGCGAAACACAAAGCCGTGGCAGAAGAGTGGAAGATCCCAGATGCAGAAAACTATGCCCTGACCCGCACGGAAAAAGAGTGCTACGACGCCTTTCAGTCACTGGAATATGAAGTCAACACGCTGCACACCGCTAACGGCCAAACGCCGTTTGTCACCTTTGGCTTCGGGCTTGGCACCTGCTGGGAATCGCGTCTGATTCAGGAATCCATTCTGCGCAACCGCATTGCCGGGCTGGGTAAAAACCACAAAACCGCGGTGTTCCCGAAACTGGTCTTCGCCATCCGCGACGGTCTGAACCATAAGGCAGGCGATGCGAATTACGATATCAAGCAGCTCGCGTTAGAGTGCGCCAGCAAACGCATGTATCCCGACATCCTGAACTACGATCAGGTCGTTAACGTCACCGGCTCGTTCAAAACGCCAATGGGCTGCCGCAGCTTCCTCGGCGTTTATGAAGAAAACGGCCAGCAGATTCACGACGGGCGTAATAATCTGGGTGTCATCAGCCTGAACCTGCCGCGTATTGCACTAGAAGCCGAAGGCAATGAAGACCGCTTCTGGACGTTGCTGGATCAACGCCTAACGTTGGCAAAGAAAGCGCTGATGACGCGTATTGCGCGGTTGGAAAGCGTGAAAGCTCGCGTCGCGCCAATCCTGTATATGGAAGGAGCCTGCGGCGTACGCTTAAAAGCGGACGACAGCATCGCGGACATCTTCAAGAACGGACGCGCCTCGATTTCACTGGGTTACATCGGCCTGCATGAAACGATTAACGCGCTTTTCGGTAGCCAGACACACGTGTTTGATGATGAGGCGCTACGTGCTAAAGCCGTGGCCGTTATCACTCGCCTGAAAGCCGCCACCGAGCAGTGGAAAGACGAAACGGGTTACGGCTTCAGCCTGTACAGCACGCCAAGCGAGAATCTGTGTGACCGCTTCTGCCGTCTGGATACCGCCGAGTTTGGCGTCGTACAAGGCGTGACGGACAAAGGCTATTATACCAACAGCTTCCACCTTGATGTGGAGAAGAAGGTGAACCCTTATCAGAAAATCGACTTTGAGCTGCCCTATCCGCCGCTGGCTAACGGTGGGTTCATTTGCTACGGCGAATATCCAAACCTGCAACACAACCTCAAAGCGCTGGAAGACGTGTGGGATTACAGCTACACGCGCGTGCCTTATTACGGCACCAACACGCCGATCGATGAATGCTATGAGTGTGGCTTCACGGGTGAATTCGAGTGTACCAGCAAAGGCTTCACCTGCCCGAAATGCGGTAACCACGACTCAGCGCGCGTTTCCGTGACGCGCCGTGTGTGCGGTTACCTCGGTAGCCCGGATGCACGCCCGTTCAACGCCGGTAAGCAGGAAGAAGTTAAACGCCGGATTAAGCATCTGGGCAACGGTCAACTGGGGTGA
- a CDS encoding PAS domain-containing protein, producing the protein MDPDLTPVEYYFDNSLFGWAIKDCNSQYVYGNKMACQYFGVTENKLLGCLDTDLTPDISEHYGHILYDDQKILTTNEMSIVLKTFDYGRRNRLRSFLVEKRPWRLNDGNGGIVCTYIEITNVYFSTFLMPCERKPVVFTRPANIFTDKEWEVVLLLQSGVKQNRIPDILGISSSTLRNRITRCCDKAGVANSTALIQHCNQKGWDNYIPPFFLIKGHVSIT; encoded by the coding sequence ATGGACCCAGATTTGACTCCTGTTGAGTATTACTTTGATAACTCTTTGTTTGGCTGGGCAATAAAGGACTGTAACTCCCAGTATGTTTATGGCAATAAGATGGCATGTCAGTATTTCGGCGTAACAGAAAATAAACTTTTAGGCTGTCTCGACACTGACTTAACGCCCGATATCAGCGAGCACTACGGCCATATACTGTATGACGACCAAAAAATATTGACCACAAATGAAATGAGTATTGTCCTCAAAACATTTGATTACGGAAGACGAAATAGACTCAGGTCTTTTCTGGTGGAGAAGCGCCCTTGGCGGCTCAATGATGGCAATGGCGGGATTGTTTGCACTTACATAGAAATCACCAATGTTTATTTTTCAACCTTTCTTATGCCATGCGAAAGGAAGCCCGTTGTGTTCACCCGACCGGCAAATATTTTTACAGACAAGGAGTGGGAGGTTGTTCTTTTACTACAGAGCGGGGTGAAGCAGAACCGTATTCCGGACATACTCGGTATAAGTTCTTCAACGCTTCGTAACCGGATAACGCGTTGCTGTGATAAAGCAGGTGTGGCAAACAGCACCGCCCTGATCCAACACTGCAACCAAAAAGGGTGGGATAACTACATTCCTCCTTTTTTTCTGATAAAAGGGCATGTGTCGATTACCTGA